In Neisseriaceae bacterium CLB008, one genomic interval encodes:
- the dnaJ gene encoding molecular chaperone DnaJ encodes MSQRDFYEVLGVARGSSEADIKKAYRKLAMKYHPDRNPDNKEAEEKFKEIQKAYDILSNAEKKAAYDQYGHAGVDPNGMGGGGGFGGFGGGGGGSFDFGDIFSQMFGGAGGGGGRQQQDFRGDDLRYDIEITLEEAAKGCKKQIRIPRHEECDLCHGSGAKPGTKPKVCSTCGGSGTVHVRQAIFQIQQPCPTCHGSGKEITDPCVKCHGDGLVKTSKNIEVNIPAGVDNGSRIRLTGEGEAGRNGAASGDLYIVTHVKNHDVFERDGMDLHCEFPISFVTAALGGEIEVPTLDGMAKMRIPAETQTGKVFRLRGKGIKSVRSSNMGDLFCHVVIETPVNLTDRQKELLAEFDTIATGQERSQTPRNQSFMDKLRKFFE; translated from the coding sequence ATGAGTCAAAGAGATTTTTACGAAGTATTGGGCGTTGCTCGTGGGTCGAGTGAGGCGGACATTAAAAAAGCCTATCGCAAATTGGCGATGAAGTATCACCCTGACCGCAACCCTGATAATAAAGAAGCGGAAGAAAAATTTAAAGAAATTCAAAAAGCCTACGACATCTTGTCGAACGCTGAAAAGAAAGCGGCTTACGACCAGTATGGTCATGCCGGCGTCGACCCTAATGGAATGGGTGGCGGTGGCGGCTTCGGTGGTTTTGGCGGCGGCGGTGGCGGCAGCTTCGATTTTGGCGACATATTCAGCCAAATGTTCGGTGGCGCGGGTGGCGGCGGTGGCCGTCAGCAGCAGGATTTCCGTGGCGATGACTTGCGTTACGACATTGAAATCACCTTAGAGGAAGCGGCCAAAGGCTGTAAAAAACAAATTCGCATTCCGCGTCATGAAGAGTGTGACCTATGCCACGGCAGCGGCGCTAAGCCAGGCACTAAGCCTAAAGTGTGTTCAACCTGTGGCGGCAGCGGTACGGTGCACGTGCGTCAGGCGATTTTCCAAATTCAGCAGCCTTGTCCTACCTGTCACGGCAGCGGTAAAGAGATCACCGATCCTTGCGTGAAGTGTCATGGCGACGGGCTGGTGAAAACCTCGAAAAATATTGAGGTGAACATTCCTGCTGGCGTTGACAACGGCAGCCGCATTCGCCTGACGGGCGAAGGCGAAGCAGGGCGTAACGGCGCAGCTTCTGGCGACTTATACATCGTCACTCACGTGAAAAATCATGACGTGTTTGAACGCGATGGCATGGACTTACACTGTGAGTTCCCGATCAGCTTTGTGACCGCGGCTTTGGGCGGTGAGATTGAAGTGCCTACGCTAGACGGCATGGCGAAAATGCGCATTCCGGCCGAAACCCAAACCGGTAAAGTATTCCGTTTACGCGGTAAAGGCATTAAGTCGGTTCGCTCCAGCAATATGGGCGATTTATTCTGCCACGTGGTGATCGAAACGCCAGTGAATCTGACCGATCGCCAGAAAGAGCTGTTGGCCGAGTTTGACACCATTGCCACGGGGCAAGAGCGTTCGCAAACTCCGCGCAACCAGTCCTTTATGGATAAGTTGAGAAAGTTTTTTGAATAA
- the dnaK gene encoding molecular chaperone DnaK — protein sequence MAKVIGIDLGTTNSCLAVFDGSTSKVIENAEGARTTPSVIAYLDGDEILVGAPAKRQAVTNPKNTIYASKRLIGRRFEDKEVQKDIDLMPFDIVKAGNGDAWIKAKDQELAPPQIAAEILRKMKQAAEDYLGEPVTEAVITVPAYFNDSQRQATKDAGRIAGLEVKRIINEPTAAALAFGMDKAEKGDRKIAVYDLGGGTFDISIIEIADVDGDKQFEVLATNGDTFLGGEDFDQRLIDYIIGEFKREQGIDLKQDVMALQRLKEAAEKAKIELSSGQQTEINLPYITMDATGPKHLALKITRAKFESLVEDLIERSIEPCRMAMKDAGLSVNDIDDVILVGGQTRMPKVQDAVKDYFGKEPRKDVNPDEAVAVGAAIQGAVLSGDRTDVLLLDVTPLSLGIETMGGIMTKVIQKNTTIPTSATQVFSTAEDNQNAVTIHVLQGEREKASANKSLGQFNLGDIPPAPRGMPQIEVKFDIDANGILNVTAKDKGTNKEAHITIQASSGLSEEEIERMVKDAELNAEEDRKLAELVQVRNQAEGLVHSVKKSLTDYGDKLDAAEKESIEAAIKEAEEVIAGEDKEAIEAKTEALATVSQKLGEMMYAQAQAEAGEAGADAQSSKAEDADVVDADFEEVKDDKKKD from the coding sequence ATGGCAAAAGTAATCGGTATTGACTTAGGGACAACCAACTCATGTTTGGCCGTATTTGACGGCAGCACTTCTAAAGTAATTGAAAACGCAGAAGGTGCGCGTACCACACCTTCCGTGATTGCCTACCTAGACGGCGACGAAATTTTGGTGGGTGCGCCGGCAAAACGCCAGGCAGTGACCAACCCTAAAAACACTATTTATGCATCAAAACGTTTGATCGGTCGTCGTTTTGAAGACAAAGAAGTTCAAAAAGACATCGACTTGATGCCTTTTGACATCGTTAAAGCCGGTAACGGCGACGCTTGGATTAAAGCGAAAGACCAAGAATTGGCTCCGCCACAAATTGCCGCTGAAATCTTGCGTAAAATGAAGCAAGCAGCAGAAGACTATTTGGGCGAACCCGTAACAGAAGCGGTGATTACCGTGCCTGCTTACTTTAACGACAGCCAGCGTCAAGCCACTAAAGACGCAGGCCGCATCGCTGGTTTGGAAGTAAAACGCATCATTAACGAACCAACCGCTGCCGCTTTGGCGTTCGGTATGGACAAAGCCGAGAAGGGCGACCGTAAAATCGCCGTATACGACTTGGGTGGCGGTACGTTCGACATCTCTATTATTGAGATTGCCGACGTAGACGGCGACAAACAGTTTGAAGTGTTGGCCACCAACGGCGACACCTTCTTGGGCGGTGAAGACTTTGACCAACGTTTGATTGACTACATCATTGGTGAATTCAAACGTGAGCAAGGCATTGATTTAAAACAAGACGTGATGGCATTGCAACGCTTGAAAGAAGCGGCAGAAAAAGCCAAAATCGAATTATCTAGCGGTCAACAAACCGAAATCAACCTGCCTTACATCACCATGGATGCTACTGGCCCGAAACACTTGGCATTGAAAATTACCCGTGCCAAATTTGAGAGCCTAGTAGAAGACTTGATCGAACGTTCGATTGAACCTTGCCGCATGGCGATGAAAGACGCTGGTTTGTCGGTTAACGACATCGACGACGTGATTTTGGTGGGTGGTCAAACCCGTATGCCTAAAGTGCAAGACGCGGTAAAAGACTACTTCGGTAAAGAGCCACGTAAAGACGTGAACCCTGACGAAGCCGTGGCCGTAGGCGCTGCGATTCAAGGTGCCGTATTGTCTGGTGACCGTACCGACGTTTTACTATTGGACGTGACGCCTCTGTCTTTGGGTATTGAAACCATGGGCGGCATCATGACCAAAGTGATTCAGAAGAACACCACCATTCCGACCAGCGCCACGCAAGTGTTCTCGACTGCGGAAGACAACCAAAATGCCGTGACCATTCACGTGCTGCAAGGCGAACGTGAAAAAGCGTCTGCCAACAAGAGCTTAGGCCAGTTTAACCTGGGTGACATTCCACCTGCACCACGTGGCATGCCGCAAATTGAGGTTAAATTCGACATCGACGCCAACGGCATCTTGAACGTGACCGCGAAAGACAAGGGCACCAATAAAGAAGCGCACATTACCATTCAGGCTTCTTCAGGTTTGAGCGAAGAAGAAATCGAACGCATGGTAAAAGACGCAGAGCTGAACGCTGAAGAAGACCGCAAACTGGCTGAGCTGGTACAGGTTCGCAACCAGGCTGAAGGTTTGGTTCACTCGGTGAAAAAATCACTGACCGACTACGGCGACAAATTAGACGCAGCTGAAAAAGAAAGCATTGAAGCCGCGATTAAAGAAGCCGAAGAAGTGATTGCCGGTGAAGACAAAGAAGCCATCGAAGCGAAAACTGAGGCTTTGGCGACCGTGAGCCAAAAATTGGGCGAAATGATGTACGCCCAGGCTCAAGCTGAAGCAGGCGAAGCCGGTGCGGATGCACAGAGCAGCAAAGCAGAAGACGCTGACGTAGTCGACGCTGACTTCGAAGAAGTGAAAGACGACAAGAAAAAAGACTAA
- the grpE gene encoding nucleotide exchange factor GrpE: MNEEDVKHNHNEEAAEAVNEAEVNTEAVSIESLQARIAELEGQLQDSVLRGKADVENMRRRGQDEVQAANKYAIGKFAGELLAVKDSLEMALQDQSGQFDALKFGVDLTLKQLIAAFEKGQIQEINPLGEPLDPHKHQAMTTEESDEAPNTVLKVMQKGYMVADRVLRPALVVVAKAKEA; this comes from the coding sequence ATGAACGAAGAAGACGTTAAACACAACCACAACGAAGAAGCGGCCGAAGCCGTTAACGAAGCAGAAGTGAACACCGAAGCGGTCAGCATTGAGTCTTTACAGGCGCGCATTGCCGAATTAGAAGGCCAGCTGCAAGACAGCGTGTTGCGCGGTAAGGCCGACGTGGAAAACATGCGTCGCCGTGGTCAAGATGAGGTTCAGGCGGCTAATAAATACGCCATCGGTAAATTTGCCGGTGAATTATTGGCGGTTAAAGACAGTTTAGAAATGGCACTACAAGACCAAAGCGGTCAGTTTGATGCCTTGAAGTTTGGCGTGGATTTAACTTTAAAGCAGTTGATCGCCGCCTTTGAAAAAGGTCAGATTCAAGAAATCAACCCATTGGGCGAGCCTTTGGATCCGCACAAGCATCAAGCGATGACCACAGAAGAAAGTGATGAAGCGCCGAATACCGTGCTAAAAGTGATGCAAAAAGGGTATATGGTCGCCGACCGCGTATTGCGCCCCGCTCTTGTAGTGGTGGCTAAGGCCAAAGAGGCCTAA
- a CDS encoding Na+/H+ antiporter NhaC family protein has product MLFRTKSYPFAGRLLLWIVLVVVAMVGAAHWWVPADANGVKAFGAFTLFPVLSVLALALISKRTLEPLFAGACIGMMMLASSPLVFIESLMGSALKVMASPVMGWILLLSALMGGLITWLQVSRATAAFSELLGKVVKTRAQSLMAAWALGLVIFIDDYLSALTVGAAMRRLTDKFKVSRAMLAYVAAATAAPVCLLVPISTWAIYISGLLESNGVAAKGAGLAYYAGIIPYMFYAWITILLVPLVAYRLIPPSPSMRAAEAAAAAQEWQPDAAPDVTLESTTRPRLWHFFVPIVVMIGATWVLGDTLLGVMTSVLVTLAVYRLAKIGSLPDLFEHFMSGVSSMITPIAIIFAAFVLQDVNEQLGLAPYLINGVKPYLSAVYLPVIAFVLLSFLTFTTGSFWGIYAISIPIIVPLAQALDANMALTLGAVVSAGGFGSHACFFGDATVLASRSCEITPLQHAITQFRYVLISAALAAVLYWVLA; this is encoded by the coding sequence ATGTTATTCAGAACCAAATCTTACCCCTTTGCGGGGCGGTTATTGCTGTGGATTGTGCTGGTGGTGGTGGCCATGGTGGGGGCAGCGCATTGGTGGGTGCCAGCGGATGCGAACGGAGTTAAAGCATTTGGCGCGTTCACGCTGTTCCCCGTACTCAGCGTGTTGGCGTTGGCTTTGATCAGTAAGCGTACCTTAGAACCGCTGTTTGCCGGCGCCTGCATCGGCATGATGATGTTGGCGAGTAGCCCGCTGGTGTTTATTGAGTCGTTGATGGGCAGCGCCTTAAAAGTGATGGCTAGCCCCGTGATGGGCTGGATTTTACTGTTGTCGGCTTTAATGGGCGGGTTGATTACTTGGCTACAGGTGTCGCGCGCAACAGCTGCATTTAGTGAGCTGTTGGGTAAAGTGGTCAAAACCCGAGCGCAAAGCTTGATGGCGGCGTGGGCGCTGGGCTTGGTGATCTTTATTGATGACTATTTAAGCGCCTTAACCGTGGGGGCGGCGATGCGCCGTTTAACCGATAAGTTTAAGGTATCGCGTGCCATGTTGGCCTATGTGGCGGCGGCCACGGCTGCGCCCGTATGCCTGCTGGTGCCAATTTCGACCTGGGCGATTTACATTTCGGGCCTGCTAGAAAGCAACGGTGTGGCGGCTAAGGGCGCTGGTCTGGCTTACTATGCCGGGATTATTCCCTATATGTTCTACGCCTGGATCACCATCTTGTTGGTGCCGCTGGTAGCCTATCGCCTGATTCCGCCATCGCCCAGCATGCGCGCGGCTGAAGCGGCCGCTGCCGCTCAAGAGTGGCAGCCTGACGCGGCGCCCGACGTCACCTTAGAGAGCACGACGCGGCCAAGGCTATGGCACTTTTTTGTGCCGATTGTGGTGATGATTGGCGCTACTTGGGTCTTGGGCGACACCTTATTAGGGGTGATGACGTCGGTGCTGGTGACGCTGGCGGTGTATCGCTTGGCCAAAATCGGTAGCTTACCGGATTTGTTCGAGCACTTTATGTCGGGCGTCAGCAGCATGATCACCCCGATTGCGATTATTTTTGCCGCCTTTGTGCTGCAAGACGTCAATGAACAGCTGGGCTTGGCGCCGTATTTAATCAATGGGGTTAAGCCGTACTTAAGCGCGGTTTATTTGCCGGTGATTGCGTTTGTGCTGCTGTCGTTTTTAACCTTTACCACTGGATCATTTTGGGGCATTTACGCGATTTCGATCCCCATTATTGTGCCGTTGGCTCAGGCCTTAGACGCCAATATGGCGTTGACCTTGGGCGCCGTGGTGTCTGCAGGGGGCTTTGGTAGCCATGCTTGTTTTTTTGGCGACGCCACGGTGTTGGCATCACGCAGCTGCGAAATCACGCCGTTGCAGCATGCCATTACCCAGTTTCGCTATGTGTTGATCAGCGCCGCGCTGGCGGCGGTATTGTATTGGGTGCTGGCCTAG
- a CDS encoding class II histone deacetylase: MSKKTGFVWHELYMWHDTGNYAGVSRPSEVVQPSAHYESPEPKRRIKNLLDVTGLTEQLTAIKPIDARQQDLARAHTSDYLASVEAMDGVGGCVDPESPLGASSVRIAKKSAGGAIEAVKAVVSGQVQNAYALIRPPGHHAEPDRGRGFCTYANAAVAGAYALDELGLAKIAFVDWDVHHGNGTEAVFWDDPRALTISLHQDDLYPRGTGAVTDVGGGAGLGANINIPMLPGSGHGAYLYAFEKIVLPALRAFQPDLIIVPCGFDASIEDPLGRMLLHADSYRAMTQAVMAVADELGHGRVVMTHEGGYNGNTTPFLGLAVIETLSGIKTGVQDPLQAGFASSTGQGLMFYQKAWIDELLVQLRQVRHSPLAAQMASQASL, encoded by the coding sequence ATGAGCAAAAAAACAGGATTTGTATGGCATGAGCTGTATATGTGGCACGACACCGGTAATTACGCCGGCGTTAGCCGACCGAGCGAAGTGGTGCAGCCCAGCGCCCATTACGAATCGCCAGAGCCTAAGCGACGGATTAAAAACCTTTTGGATGTCACTGGGCTGACCGAGCAGCTGACGGCGATTAAGCCCATCGATGCACGGCAGCAGGATTTAGCACGGGCACACACGTCGGACTATTTGGCGTCGGTAGAGGCCATGGATGGCGTGGGTGGCTGCGTTGATCCAGAATCGCCTTTGGGCGCGAGCTCGGTGCGCATTGCCAAAAAATCAGCCGGCGGCGCCATCGAGGCGGTTAAAGCCGTGGTCAGCGGCCAGGTGCAGAACGCCTATGCCCTGATTCGCCCGCCGGGCCATCATGCCGAGCCCGACCGTGGTCGGGGCTTTTGCACCTATGCCAATGCCGCCGTGGCTGGTGCCTATGCCCTAGATGAACTGGGCTTGGCCAAGATTGCCTTTGTGGATTGGGACGTGCACCACGGTAACGGTACCGAAGCCGTGTTTTGGGATGATCCGCGCGCGCTGACCATTTCCCTGCATCAAGATGATTTATACCCACGCGGTACGGGCGCGGTCACCGACGTGGGCGGCGGCGCTGGTCTGGGTGCCAACATCAATATTCCCATGCTGCCAGGCAGCGGCCATGGCGCCTATCTCTACGCGTTTGAAAAAATCGTGCTGCCTGCATTGAGGGCGTTTCAGCCTGATTTGATCATCGTGCCCTGTGGTTTTGACGCCAGCATTGAAGACCCGCTGGGCCGTATGCTGCTGCACGCAGACAGCTACCGCGCCATGACTCAGGCCGTGATGGCCGTGGCGGATGAGCTGGGCCACGGCCGCGTGGTGATGACGCATGAGGGCGGTTATAACGGCAATACCACACCCTTCTTAGGCTTGGCCGTGATTGAAACCCTGTCCGGTATCAAGACGGGCGTCCAGGACCCTTTACAGGCTGGCTTTGCCAGCAGCACTGGCCAAGGCCTGATGTTCTACCAAAAGGCGTGGATTGATGAGCTGCTGGTGCAGCTCAGACAGGTGCGTCACAGCCCATTGGCGGCGCAAATGGCGTCTCAGGCCAGCCTTTAA
- a CDS encoding AraC family transcriptional regulator ligand-binding domain-containing protein: MTQTHARPNANHPISLHAVQVLQSLCDKLGVAVDLLAHLNVDYKIKDMTVIARSEELHAFQIALHKSKRADLGLLLGQDMHSASYGILGYVMLVSDQLQTALGCAWSCPLQLGSYFQARLTQQQGLAVISYADYSADVSLYGFNIDTCLSSYWCIIQSILGDQVWPTKIHLKRRQLAYLDAYEALFQCPIVLGAKEDALFFPASWLTRPARYHNQTSFDMAYKQCQAIEESLAQTVIDTWAAKVSTLLASDIVRYAAIGNVADALCVTERTLRRYLKAEATAFQWLLSEARMSQAMLLLQQGQLRMNQITEQLGYSDPSAFRVAFKRWKGMTPSAFRRQTF; this comes from the coding sequence ATGACGCAAACGCATGCGCGCCCAAACGCCAACCACCCGATTAGCTTACATGCGGTACAGGTATTGCAAAGCCTGTGCGATAAGCTTGGCGTGGCCGTTGATTTATTGGCGCACTTAAACGTAGATTACAAAATTAAAGACATGACGGTGATTGCCCGAAGCGAAGAACTACACGCGTTTCAAATCGCCTTACACAAAAGCAAGCGGGCCGATTTAGGGCTGCTGCTGGGCCAGGACATGCATTCGGCTTCATACGGTATTTTGGGCTATGTGATGCTGGTCAGCGATCAGCTGCAAACGGCTTTGGGCTGCGCCTGGTCTTGCCCGCTACAGTTAGGCAGCTATTTTCAAGCGCGGCTGACCCAGCAGCAAGGGCTAGCGGTCATTTCCTATGCGGACTATAGCGCCGACGTCAGCCTCTATGGGTTTAATATTGACACCTGCCTGAGCTCGTATTGGTGCATCATTCAGTCTATTTTAGGCGATCAGGTTTGGCCCACCAAAATTCATTTAAAGCGTCGCCAACTGGCCTATCTGGATGCCTATGAGGCGCTATTTCAATGCCCCATTGTCTTGGGCGCTAAAGAAGATGCGCTGTTTTTTCCTGCTTCATGGTTGACGCGGCCGGCGCGCTATCACAACCAAACCAGCTTTGACATGGCGTATAAGCAATGTCAGGCCATCGAAGAAAGCCTGGCACAAACCGTGATCGACACTTGGGCGGCCAAAGTGTCGACGCTGTTGGCTAGCGACATTGTGCGCTATGCCGCCATCGGTAACGTGGCCGATGCGCTGTGCGTGACCGAACGCACGCTGCGGCGCTATTTAAAGGCAGAGGCGACGGCTTTTCAGTGGTTGCTCAGTGAAGCGCGGATGTCGCAGGCGATGCTGCTGTTACAGCAAGGCCAGCTGCGCATGAACCAGATCACCGAGCAGCTCGGCTACAGTGATCCTTCGGCTTTTCGGGTGGCGTTTAAGCGTTGGAAGGGCATGACGCCGTCGGCCTTTCGACGGCAAACATTTTAA
- a CDS encoding DUF488 domain-containing protein yields MIQRKRIYAAYAADDGARFLVDRLWPRGVAKEAAHLDGWLKVIAPSTALRQAYHQGECGYTELGERYQVELLSQPEAVACLADLAERSMTQTITLVYAARDETQNHVQILMTILQDEFGAACAAEGKTQL; encoded by the coding sequence ATGATTCAGCGTAAGCGAATTTATGCGGCCTACGCCGCTGACGACGGCGCACGCTTCTTGGTGGATAGGCTGTGGCCGCGCGGCGTTGCTAAAGAAGCAGCGCATTTGGACGGCTGGCTGAAGGTGATTGCGCCTTCTACGGCACTGCGTCAAGCCTATCATCAAGGTGAGTGTGGCTATACCGAATTGGGCGAGCGCTATCAAGTAGAGCTATTGAGCCAGCCAGAGGCAGTGGCCTGTTTGGCCGATTTGGCCGAGCGTAGCATGACGCAAACCATCACTCTGGTGTACGCCGCGCGTGACGAAACACAAAATCACGTCCAGATTTTAATGACGATTTTGCAAGATGAGTTTGGGGCAGCGTGCGCTGCTGAAGGGAAGACGCAGTTATGA
- a CDS encoding YfbR-like 5'-deoxynucleotidase, whose translation MGIHRFFTSLNDLERIIRAPGRFKFEEHNVAAHSWKVSQYAMFFGTLEEMNGAEVDWKAVYEKTINHDFAEVFIGDIKTPVKHASPELKQMLSHVEDKMMEKFILDEIPAEFQAVFFHRMKEGKDTSLEGRLLELADKLDQFYEAFAELKRGNRDHEFIDMYQNALNKILHIPLPASVAYFRHTMLADVLAEDTQIDLYHLTHEVLDQVVA comes from the coding sequence ATGGGGATTCACCGTTTTTTTACCAGTTTAAATGACTTAGAACGCATTATTCGCGCGCCTGGCCGGTTTAAGTTTGAAGAGCATAATGTGGCGGCCCACTCGTGGAAGGTGTCGCAATACGCCATGTTTTTTGGCACTTTAGAAGAAATGAACGGTGCCGAGGTCGACTGGAAGGCAGTATACGAAAAAACCATCAACCATGACTTTGCCGAAGTGTTTATCGGCGACATCAAAACCCCGGTGAAGCACGCCTCGCCCGAACTCAAACAGATGTTGAGCCATGTGGAAGACAAAATGATGGAGAAATTTATTCTGGATGAAATTCCGGCTGAGTTTCAAGCCGTTTTTTTTCACCGCATGAAAGAAGGTAAGGACACTAGCCTAGAGGGGCGCTTATTGGAGTTGGCGGATAAGCTAGACCAGTTTTATGAGGCCTTTGCCGAGCTTAAGCGCGGCAACCGTGACCATGAATTCATCGATATGTATCAAAACGCGCTGAATAAAATTTTGCACATTCCGCTGCCGGCCAGCGTTGCCTATTTTCGCCACACCATGTTGGCCGACGTTTTGGCCGAAGACACGCAGATCGATTTATACCACCTGACCCACGAAGTGTTGGATCAGGTGGTGGCTTAG
- a CDS encoding DUF3870 domain-containing protein: protein MPYGEDTIYVVGDAKSPQNNPITEKFKAYFLALVIDQTTHLIVDVECSTTLTLTNRFIREFFIGQHIQNNDISNQITQRYLGSSQKALIVAFKDAQKKYAQHLQRDAQ from the coding sequence ATGCCCTACGGTGAAGACACCATTTATGTGGTGGGCGATGCTAAATCGCCACAAAACAACCCCATAACCGAAAAGTTTAAGGCCTATTTTTTGGCCTTGGTCATTGACCAAACAACCCATCTGATCGTTGACGTGGAATGTTCCACCACCTTGACGCTGACCAATCGATTCATTCGTGAATTCTTCATTGGCCAGCACATCCAAAACAACGACATCAGTAACCAAATTACCCAACGCTATTTAGGCTCATCACAAAAAGCCTTGATTGTGGCATTTAAAGACGCACAGAAAAAATATGCCCAACACCTTCAACGTGATGCCCAATAG
- a CDS encoding DUF819 domain-containing protein, with the protein MIEQGFMYLSVLIAWAAAMAAFQQYTHARKLLTFLPAVVLIYIGASMMNTFGVFAPSESISTTYSSVRSALLPAMLALMLLKCNLREIIHLGPRMLVAYACAVFSILVGFVVVYVGLKHFYIDGTWRAFGALAGSWTGGSANMVALQSILDVPETIFGYILMMDTINYAVWVMFMFWLVPFAGRFNKWTKAPEQLSSEAMNMKTETAEAPITFQNILYLLGIGLLISAVCTWAGQNLPNVGDVINGTTWTIMLASLIGLGLAMTPLSKMSGSMELSNVMLYIIIALIASRSDFSNLAQAPIYLVSGFLILFIHLVVMVLLGKLFRYDLFTLGVASLANIGGMASAPMLAASYHKSLIPIGVLMALMGSFAGTYFGMLVGKILSLL; encoded by the coding sequence ATGATAGAACAAGGCTTTATGTATTTAAGCGTGCTGATTGCTTGGGCTGCCGCGATGGCCGCCTTTCAGCAATACACCCACGCCCGCAAGCTGCTGACTTTTTTACCCGCCGTGGTGCTGATTTACATCGGCGCTTCCATGATGAATACCTTTGGCGTGTTTGCGCCATCAGAATCGATCAGCACAACCTATTCATCCGTGCGCAGCGCCCTCTTACCGGCCATGCTGGCGCTGATGCTGCTAAAATGCAATCTGCGCGAAATCATCCACCTCGGCCCCCGCATGTTGGTCGCCTATGCCTGTGCTGTATTCAGCATTTTGGTGGGCTTTGTAGTGGTTTATGTGGGCCTGAAACACTTCTACATTGACGGCACCTGGCGCGCATTTGGCGCCCTCGCCGGCAGCTGGACCGGCGGCTCGGCCAATATGGTGGCCTTACAAAGCATCTTAGACGTACCCGAAACCATTTTCGGCTACATTCTGATGATGGACACCATCAATTACGCCGTCTGGGTGATGTTCATGTTCTGGCTGGTGCCGTTTGCTGGGCGCTTCAACAAATGGACCAAGGCGCCAGAGCAGCTGTCGAGCGAAGCCATGAACATGAAGACCGAAACCGCAGAAGCGCCGATCACGTTTCAGAATATTTTGTATCTTTTAGGCATTGGCCTGTTGATTTCGGCCGTATGTACCTGGGCTGGGCAAAACCTGCCCAACGTGGGCGACGTGATTAACGGCACCACTTGGACCATTATGCTGGCTTCCTTAATCGGCCTAGGCTTGGCGATGACGCCGCTGTCTAAAATGTCCGGCTCCATGGAATTATCCAACGTCATGCTCTACATCATCATCGCCTTAATCGCTTCGCGCTCAGACTTCAGCAATCTAGCCCAAGCCCCGATTTACCTCGTGTCTGGCTTCTTGATTTTGTTCATTCACCTGGTGGTGATGGTGCTGTTGGGCAAACTCTTTCGCTACGATTTATTTACCCTCGGCGTGGCCAGCCTCGCCAATATTGGCGGCATGGCTTCGGCCCCGATGCTGGCCGCCAGCTACCACAAATCGCTGATTCCCATTGGCGTGTTGATGGCGCTGATGGGCTCTTTTGCCGGCACCTATTTCGGCATGCTGGTGGGCAAAATTTTGTCCTTACTGTAA